One stretch of Planococcus sp. PAMC 21323 DNA includes these proteins:
- a CDS encoding F510_1955 family glycosylhydrolase, producing the protein MIFKKLGWIIVFSTLILMGCNDSSDLKKEIPYSGELNHVHGIGYAGNDGGLYFAAHTGLKIYREGEWFAISDNFFDYMGFNAIDQGFYTSGHPSADSNIPNPLGIQKSLDGGKSLEHIAFEGETDFHTMAVGYISQDIFLLNPEANTELDAGFYKLSREDEQWENAKGTGLEGEVSALALHPTDSNIVAAATSKGIYISENGGVQFERITDDNETGTAIFFNENELFYASSGKSAMLTKYTVSTKGEEKVSLPNLTQDAVAFISQNPANKKEIGIYTMQGEVFFTQDNGSTWLPLLQEGKVD; encoded by the coding sequence ATGATATTTAAGAAATTAGGCTGGATAATTGTTTTTAGTACATTAATTTTGATGGGCTGTAATGATAGTTCAGATCTAAAAAAAGAAATTCCGTATAGTGGCGAACTCAATCATGTTCATGGAATAGGCTACGCTGGAAATGATGGTGGTTTGTATTTTGCGGCCCATACAGGATTGAAAATTTACCGTGAAGGTGAATGGTTTGCCATTTCTGATAATTTTTTTGATTATATGGGTTTTAACGCAATAGACCAAGGATTTTACACATCGGGACACCCGAGTGCTGACTCAAATATTCCAAATCCACTTGGGATTCAAAAAAGTTTAGATGGCGGAAAATCTCTGGAACATATTGCGTTCGAAGGGGAAACGGATTTTCATACGATGGCTGTAGGATATATTAGCCAAGACATTTTCTTGTTAAATCCAGAAGCGAACACTGAATTAGACGCTGGATTTTACAAACTCTCGAGAGAGGACGAACAATGGGAGAATGCAAAAGGTACTGGTTTAGAAGGAGAAGTTTCAGCACTTGCTTTACATCCCACCGATTCCAACATTGTTGCGGCAGCTACATCTAAGGGAATATATATATCAGAAAATGGCGGCGTACAGTTTGAACGGATTACAGATGATAATGAAACGGGAACAGCTATTTTCTTTAATGAAAACGAATTGTTTTATGCAAGCTCCGGAAAAAGTGCAATGTTGACTAAATATACCGTATCAACTAAAGGAGAAGAAAAAGTCAGTTTGCCAAATCTTACGCAAGATGCAGTAGCTTTTATTTCTCAAAATCCTGCTAATAAAAAGGAAATCGGGATATATACAATGCAAGGAGAAGTTTTTTTTACACAAGATAATGGGAGTACGTGGTTGCCTTTACTTCAAGAAGGCAAAGTAGATTAA
- a CDS encoding TetR/AcrR family transcriptional regulator — MDNKELKKRRMWTYFIDATEELINTEGFQQVTIRKVAEKAGYNSATIYNYFGELSHLLFFASLKFLKPYIEEVTEEMKLKTDPIEKYLVAWEVFSKYSFNSPEVFHSAFLMDLGEHPESLLTHYYELYPVDLLDVSEELKPALMERSIDERGRFAISYMINAGLLTEGEAEELNEITNLIWQGMFTKVLNNRNRYTSEEAHERTMKYIREVITFKVTD; from the coding sequence ATGGACAATAAAGAATTAAAAAAACGCCGAATGTGGACTTACTTTATTGATGCAACAGAAGAGTTGATCAACACAGAAGGTTTCCAACAAGTAACGATACGTAAAGTTGCAGAAAAAGCCGGATACAATAGCGCTACTATTTATAATTATTTCGGGGAGTTGTCCCATCTGCTATTTTTTGCTTCGTTAAAGTTTTTAAAACCTTATATTGAAGAGGTTACAGAAGAAATGAAATTAAAAACCGATCCTATCGAGAAATACTTAGTGGCCTGGGAAGTTTTTAGTAAATATTCTTTTAATTCTCCCGAGGTGTTCCATTCAGCTTTTCTAATGGACCTCGGTGAACATCCGGAAAGCTTACTTACTCATTATTACGAACTCTACCCAGTAGATTTATTAGACGTTTCAGAAGAGTTAAAACCAGCATTAATGGAACGTAGCATTGATGAACGCGGACGTTTTGCGATCAGCTATATGATTAATGCTGGTTTATTAACTGAAGGTGAAGCTGAAGAACTCAATGAAATCACAAATTTAATTTGGCAAGGCATGTTTACTAAGGTATTAAATAACCGTAATCGGTACACTTCAGAAGAGGCGCATGAGCGGACTATGAAGTATATACGTGAAGTCATTACCTTCAAAGTTACAGACTAA
- a CDS encoding murein hydrolase activator EnvC family protein, whose protein sequence is MSNKSKWLITNISIVLALSINMPIMNANTLGELEKRQLETERKKSELYTGIKDKTAAISTNQTELYKIMDKITELSNKINEMEYHVAEVQEEVNQRKIEIDELKMSIEIFENKITERSELLKERVRAIQISGGSIDYMDVLLSANSFVDFIDRFSAVNTLIEADREIMIKQVEDTKLLAKQKVIVETKLIEQKERHSTLQNMNDLIATQKIEHAEFVVELTAEQQRLTISKSELENRFEEELELSEKLEKQILDEQDRLAELARKAEEERIRNLSSNQFSLDFMDKIDNSPFMRPAAGQHTSGFGGRDIGDGAETHLGYDIANATGTSVVAAADGYVSFAGVMGGYGNVVILTHSINGQTHATVYAHLNSINVTLSEFVSQGQQVGGMGNTGRSTGTHVHFEVHVGPWNGSRSNAVNPAQYIW, encoded by the coding sequence TTGAGCAATAAATCAAAATGGTTGATAACGAATATTTCTATTGTATTGGCTCTTTCCATAAATATGCCGATAATGAACGCTAACACATTAGGTGAACTAGAAAAAAGGCAACTAGAAACCGAGAGAAAGAAAAGTGAATTGTATACAGGTATTAAAGATAAAACGGCAGCCATAAGTACAAATCAAACGGAATTATACAAAATTATGGACAAAATTACTGAACTATCTAATAAAATTAACGAAATGGAATACCATGTTGCTGAAGTTCAAGAAGAAGTTAACCAACGAAAAATTGAAATTGATGAGTTGAAAATGTCTATTGAAATATTTGAAAACAAAATAACGGAGCGTTCAGAGTTATTAAAAGAACGAGTTCGAGCTATACAGATAAGTGGTGGATCGATTGATTATATGGATGTATTGTTAAGTGCGAATAGCTTTGTTGACTTTATTGACCGTTTTTCAGCTGTAAATACATTGATAGAAGCAGATCGTGAAATTATGATAAAACAAGTTGAAGATACTAAGTTATTAGCTAAACAAAAAGTAATAGTTGAAACAAAGCTTATTGAACAAAAAGAACGCCATTCAACACTGCAAAACATGAATGATTTAATTGCTACTCAAAAGATAGAACACGCTGAATTTGTAGTTGAGCTTACTGCTGAACAACAACGATTAACAATTTCGAAATCTGAATTAGAAAATCGTTTTGAAGAAGAACTAGAGTTAAGCGAAAAACTAGAAAAACAAATTTTAGATGAACAAGATCGTCTTGCGGAATTAGCAAGAAAAGCTGAGGAAGAGCGAATACGTAATCTTTCTAGTAACCAATTCTCATTAGACTTTATGGATAAAATCGATAATTCTCCTTTTATGCGACCAGCGGCAGGGCAACACACATCTGGCTTTGGAGGACGTGATATTGGGGACGGTGCTGAAACGCATTTAGGTTATGATATTGCGAATGCCACTGGAACTTCGGTTGTCGCAGCGGCAGATGGTTATGTATCATTTGCAGGAGTCATGGGTGGATATGGGAACGTGGTAATATTAACTCATTCTATTAACGGTCAAACACATGCTACGGTTTATGCGCATTTGAACTCGATAAATGTCACTCTCAGTGAATTCGTTTCTCAAGGCCAACAGGTTGGTGGTATGGGGAACACTGGACGCTCTACAGGAACGCATGTGCATTTTGAAGTTCACGTAGGACCTTGGAATGGATCACGATCGAATGCCGTAAATCCAGCTCAATATATATGGTGA
- a CDS encoding APC family permease produces the protein MADYKKNSISLTGAVGLGTGVMISAGIFALLGQVAQLAGAWFPLIFIAGGLVTAFSAYSYIKLSNEFPSAGGIGMFLVKAYGKGTITAAAALLMAISMVINQSLVARTFGTYTLQLFDVDQSSYLVPLLGVGLLTFAFLVNISGNNFIQSFTSVASLLKIAGLAVFGIGGLSVVGFSFAPAESGGNSVDPTVASYIAAVALTILAFKGFTTITNSGSEITKPKKNVGRAIMISISISLLVYLLIAWSVSSNLPLDQIIKTKDYALAEAARPAFGDYGLWFTVGIAIIATISGIIASVFAVSRMLAMLTDMKLIPHKHFGMPGDIQKHTLVYTIVLAMFLTIFFDLSRIASMGAILYLVMDMIIHWGVFKHLREKVSANKVIVLTALTLDAVILSAFLWVKINSDLFVVGVSLVFILLIFAGERFFLKRTA, from the coding sequence ATGGCAGATTATAAGAAGAACAGTATTTCCTTAACAGGGGCTGTCGGTTTAGGAACTGGGGTGATGATTAGCGCAGGAATTTTCGCCTTGCTTGGACAAGTCGCTCAACTTGCAGGAGCTTGGTTCCCGTTAATATTTATTGCGGGTGGGCTTGTCACAGCGTTTAGTGCTTATTCGTATATTAAATTGAGCAATGAATTTCCATCGGCCGGTGGTATTGGCATGTTTTTAGTTAAAGCATATGGTAAGGGCACGATTACAGCTGCAGCAGCATTATTAATGGCAATCTCAATGGTCATTAACCAAAGTTTGGTAGCCAGAACATTTGGTACGTATACGTTACAACTTTTTGATGTGGATCAATCAAGCTATCTCGTTCCACTATTGGGGGTTGGGTTACTAACTTTCGCATTTCTAGTTAATATTTCTGGCAATAACTTTATTCAATCATTTACATCCGTGGCGTCACTACTGAAAATTGCTGGGCTGGCTGTTTTTGGTATAGGCGGATTAAGTGTCGTAGGGTTTTCTTTCGCACCTGCAGAAAGTGGGGGCAATTCGGTAGATCCTACCGTCGCAAGCTATATTGCTGCTGTCGCGTTAACAATTTTAGCGTTTAAAGGATTTACCACGATTACAAATAGTGGTTCTGAAATAACCAAGCCCAAGAAAAATGTAGGCAGAGCCATTATGATTTCGATTTCAATCAGCTTGCTTGTGTATTTATTAATTGCATGGTCAGTTTCAAGCAATTTGCCGTTGGACCAAATTATTAAAACAAAAGATTATGCACTTGCTGAAGCAGCTAGACCTGCATTTGGCGATTATGGACTTTGGTTTACTGTAGGCATTGCCATCATCGCAACAATTTCTGGGATTATTGCAAGTGTCTTTGCGGTATCTCGAATGTTAGCGATGTTGACCGATATGAAACTGATTCCTCACAAACATTTCGGTATGCCTGGAGATATTCAAAAGCACACATTGGTTTACACGATCGTGTTGGCAATGTTCTTAACCATCTTTTTTGATTTAAGTCGAATTGCTTCAATGGGTGCAATTTTATACTTAGTGATGGATATGATTATCCATTGGGGCGTGTTCAAGCATTTACGTGAAAAAGTTAGTGCCAATAAAGTGATTGTATTGACCGCGTTAACATTAGATGCAGTCATACTCTCTGCCTTTCTATGGGTGAAAATAAACTCTGACTTATTTGTAGTTGGTGTCTCCTTAGTGTTTATTTTGTTAATCTTTGCAGGTGAACGTTTCTTTTTAAAACGTACAGCGTAA
- a CDS encoding BCCT family transporter yields MNKVKIDPTVFWSSLIVIVVATLSLVIFRGSAEPVMNKMMTSITYNLDWAFQFLTFGIFILLVWLIFSRYGKVRLGDEAPEFSTFSWGAMLFCAGMGTSIMFWSMMEPLYYYMGPPFGIEPNSTQSAEWAVAYGMFHWGISAWALYALPTVTIAYSFFVKKNRSLKISTACRGVLGKHADGPIGKIIDIMVIWSLVGGLGTSLGLGVPMVSAVIGEIFGVQQSLQLSIIIIVIWTVIYGASAYMGLYKGIRKLSDWNVYLALGLALFVLITGPTLFILSNFSNSFGLMLQNFALMSFSTDPIEKGGFPQAWTVFYWAWFAATAPFIGLFVARISRGRTIRELIVHILLWGSLGSWIYFGIFGGYTMNLQLTGALNVVDMLNTSGGPATIVEILRTIPLDFLVLPFFAVLAFIFLATSLDSATYILSAIATKELIGDQEPARWHRMLWGAVLAVLAVSLLMIGGLKVIQTSSVIVSVPVILLYLLLTSSLLKWLKQDFPEQPNSSLSITQQIQAKENETL; encoded by the coding sequence ATGAACAAAGTTAAAATTGATCCAACGGTTTTTTGGTCTTCGTTAATAGTGATTGTCGTAGCAACTTTATCACTAGTTATTTTTAGGGGATCAGCAGAACCGGTAATGAACAAAATGATGACAAGCATTACATACAATCTAGATTGGGCATTTCAATTTCTAACTTTCGGGATTTTCATCTTATTAGTATGGTTGATTTTCAGCCGCTATGGTAAAGTGCGTCTTGGTGATGAAGCACCTGAATTTTCAACGTTTAGTTGGGGAGCGATGCTGTTTTGCGCAGGGATGGGCACGAGCATCATGTTCTGGTCGATGATGGAACCACTTTATTATTATATGGGGCCACCATTTGGTATTGAACCAAATAGTACTCAGTCTGCTGAATGGGCAGTGGCATATGGCATGTTCCATTGGGGAATTTCAGCATGGGCATTGTATGCTTTGCCAACGGTGACAATTGCTTACTCGTTTTTTGTGAAGAAAAACCGCTCGTTAAAAATTAGTACGGCATGTCGTGGTGTTTTAGGAAAACATGCAGATGGACCAATTGGTAAAATAATTGACATTATGGTTATTTGGAGCTTGGTTGGTGGACTCGGAACTTCACTAGGTCTAGGTGTTCCTATGGTGTCTGCGGTTATTGGTGAGATTTTTGGAGTTCAACAATCTTTGCAACTAAGCATAATTATTATTGTCATTTGGACAGTTATTTATGGTGCAAGTGCTTATATGGGCTTATATAAAGGTATTCGTAAACTAAGTGACTGGAATGTATATTTGGCATTAGGCTTGGCATTATTTGTTTTAATCACAGGTCCGACTTTGTTCATTTTGTCGAACTTCTCAAATAGTTTTGGCCTCATGCTTCAAAATTTCGCATTAATGAGTTTTTCAACAGATCCAATTGAAAAAGGAGGGTTCCCACAAGCGTGGACAGTGTTTTATTGGGCTTGGTTTGCAGCGACTGCACCGTTTATCGGTTTGTTCGTAGCAAGGATTTCTAGAGGACGCACAATACGTGAGTTAATCGTCCATATTTTATTATGGGGATCATTGGGCAGTTGGATTTATTTCGGTATATTTGGTGGATACACGATGAATCTACAACTGACAGGTGCATTAAATGTCGTTGACATGCTAAATACTAGCGGAGGTCCAGCTACAATCGTTGAAATTTTGCGAACGATCCCGCTCGACTTTTTAGTGTTACCATTTTTCGCTGTGCTTGCTTTTATCTTCTTGGCAACATCTCTCGATTCTGCAACGTACATTCTTTCAGCAATTGCAACGAAGGAATTAATTGGCGACCAAGAACCGGCACGTTGGCACCGTATGCTATGGGGAGCAGTTCTCGCTGTTCTTGCCGTATCGCTATTGATGATTGGTGGACTAAAAGTTATCCAAACTTCATCTGTTATTGTATCGGTGCCGGTTATACTTCTATATTTACTTTTAACTTCTTCTCTTTTGAAGTGGTTAAAACAAGATTTTCCTGAACAACCAAATAGCAGTCTTTCTATAACTCAACAGATTCAGGCAAAAGAAAATGAAACGCTTTAA
- the spoIIP gene encoding stage II sporulation protein P, whose product MSKKNKNTTTEENTKKKIPILTGFFYISIIFVASLLLIVLGFVYTGFKNEATNNSQTTNSILSEDTGDDKSTFYFKLFNQSAETNSLASTLDSSLQNEQLTNDEFLPPMKVFKDEKELSVDFNEVLFAQISSGINLDTGHSTFDKDVIYIYQSHSRESFLPYLKNVNAPEEAFHSIANVTLVGKMLGKALERRGIGTTVNSADIVKELDSRGMDYESSYFVSGEHVKRAIQKNQDLEIFLDIHRDSLRKDSTTINVNGDDYAQLLFIVGTGHKEFEKNLNFARELQLQLETNYPKVSKGILEKDKSEGNGVYNQNLAANAIIVEIGGVDNTVQELYRTVEALADVLSSNYWHD is encoded by the coding sequence GTGTCAAAAAAAAACAAAAATACCACAACAGAAGAAAACACCAAAAAGAAAATCCCTATATTGACGGGATTTTTCTATATTTCAATCATTTTTGTAGCCAGTCTATTGCTCATTGTTCTAGGGTTTGTCTACACAGGTTTTAAAAATGAGGCAACAAACAATTCTCAAACTACGAACTCAATATTATCGGAAGATACAGGTGATGATAAATCCACCTTTTATTTTAAACTCTTCAATCAATCGGCAGAAACCAACTCTTTAGCATCTACTTTAGATTCTAGTTTGCAAAATGAGCAGCTTACAAATGATGAATTCCTTCCGCCTATGAAAGTTTTTAAAGATGAAAAAGAGTTATCAGTAGATTTTAATGAAGTGCTGTTCGCTCAAATTAGCTCTGGGATAAATCTTGACACGGGTCATTCAACTTTTGACAAAGACGTTATTTATATTTACCAGAGTCATAGCAGAGAATCATTTTTACCCTATTTGAAAAACGTAAACGCACCCGAAGAAGCTTTTCATTCAATAGCTAATGTCACTCTAGTGGGAAAAATGTTAGGAAAAGCTTTAGAACGAAGAGGGATAGGTACTACAGTTAATTCTGCAGACATTGTTAAGGAACTAGATTCAAGAGGAATGGATTATGAAAGTTCATATTTTGTATCAGGGGAACATGTAAAAAGAGCAATTCAAAAAAATCAGGATTTAGAAATTTTCTTAGATATCCACCGTGATTCATTGCGCAAAGATTCTACAACAATCAACGTAAATGGAGATGATTATGCTCAATTACTATTTATTGTAGGTACAGGGCACAAAGAATTTGAAAAAAACTTAAACTTCGCTAGAGAATTGCAATTACAGCTCGAAACAAATTATCCTAAGGTTTCAAAAGGCATACTTGAAAAAGATAAGAGCGAGGGAAATGGCGTTTACAATCAGAACTTAGCTGCTAACGCAATTATTGTTGAAATAGGTGGAGTTGATAATACGGTACAAGAATTGTACCGTACTGTTGAAGCTTTGGCTGATGTACTGAGCAGTAACTATTGGCACGATTAA
- a CDS encoding copper-translocating P-type ATPase — protein sequence MIQHFLGLDLRFDNDMYILFVLSTIVFFYGGWPFLTGGIRELKDKNPGMMTLIALAITIAYGYSTMVVFGWDGNQLFWELATLVVIMLLGHWIEMRSIMGASNALEELIQLMPSEAHKLDENNEVHDVPLAEVQNNDRLLVKPGEKIPVDGLIIEGKSTIDESMLTGESLPIEKEEGDQVIGGSVNNEGSLTIEVEKTGEASYLSQVVKMVKEAQESKSRTQDLTNRAAKWLFYLAIVAGLVTFSVWILLGYTVDVAVERMVTVMVITCPHALGLAAPLVVAVSTSISAKKGLLIRNRAGFEDARHLNAVVFDKTGTLTKGEFGITNIIPSGDYTKDEVLQVAAAIEQNSEHPIATGIVKSSKKRGLELKKVTEFESITGKGIQGIVDGQKINVVSPRFVNDNKLSFDQTQFSELSEEGKTVVFVLVEDQLAGMIALADIVRETAKEAVSALKELGIHSIMLTGDNQKVANWVAEQLGIDEVYAEVLPDDKANQIKKLKEKGWKVAMTGDGVNDAPALATAHLGIAIGAGTDVAMETADVVLVRSNPNDVVDLIDLSQKTYRKMVQNLWWATGYNIFAIPLAAGVLAPWGIIVSPAVGAVLMSLSTIIVAINAKLLKA from the coding sequence ATGATTCAACATTTTTTAGGACTCGATTTGCGCTTTGATAATGACATGTATATTTTATTTGTCTTATCAACAATTGTTTTCTTTTATGGTGGATGGCCGTTCTTAACTGGAGGAATTAGAGAACTAAAGGATAAAAATCCTGGTATGATGACGTTAATCGCTTTAGCTATTACAATTGCCTACGGTTATAGCACGATGGTTGTCTTTGGTTGGGACGGCAATCAATTGTTCTGGGAGTTGGCAACATTAGTTGTCATTATGTTACTAGGTCACTGGATTGAAATGCGTTCCATTATGGGAGCATCCAATGCTTTAGAGGAATTAATTCAACTCATGCCAAGTGAAGCACATAAGTTAGACGAAAATAACGAAGTTCATGATGTGCCACTAGCTGAAGTTCAAAACAACGATCGTTTATTAGTAAAACCCGGCGAAAAAATTCCGGTAGATGGTTTGATTATTGAAGGCAAATCTACAATTGATGAATCTATGTTAACTGGAGAATCGCTTCCTATAGAAAAAGAAGAAGGCGATCAAGTTATAGGGGGTTCAGTAAATAATGAAGGTTCTTTAACCATTGAAGTAGAAAAAACAGGGGAAGCTTCTTATTTATCACAAGTCGTTAAAATGGTGAAAGAAGCGCAAGAGTCCAAATCTAGAACTCAAGATTTGACGAATCGCGCAGCCAAGTGGTTATTTTACTTAGCAATAGTAGCAGGTCTTGTAACGTTTTCTGTTTGGATACTCCTCGGATACACAGTAGATGTGGCAGTAGAACGAATGGTAACCGTAATGGTTATTACATGTCCTCATGCATTAGGTCTAGCAGCACCACTTGTAGTTGCTGTTTCAACTTCGATTTCTGCTAAAAAAGGCTTATTAATTCGAAATCGCGCCGGATTTGAGGACGCTCGTCATTTAAATGCAGTGGTGTTTGATAAAACAGGCACATTAACAAAAGGCGAATTCGGCATTACTAATATTATACCTAGTGGCGATTACACAAAAGATGAGGTTTTGCAGGTTGCTGCTGCAATAGAGCAAAATTCAGAGCATCCCATTGCAACTGGTATTGTAAAATCTTCGAAAAAGCGAGGGCTTGAGCTCAAAAAAGTAACAGAATTTGAATCGATTACTGGAAAAGGCATTCAAGGAATAGTAGATGGACAGAAAATAAATGTAGTAAGTCCAAGGTTTGTTAACGATAACAAGCTCAGCTTTGATCAAACTCAGTTTAGTGAGTTATCAGAAGAAGGAAAGACAGTTGTGTTTGTGTTAGTCGAAGATCAACTCGCTGGTATGATTGCACTCGCTGATATCGTTCGAGAAACTGCTAAAGAAGCCGTATCTGCTTTAAAAGAACTAGGAATTCATTCAATTATGTTGACAGGGGACAATCAAAAAGTTGCCAATTGGGTAGCTGAACAGCTCGGCATTGATGAAGTATACGCCGAAGTGTTACCGGATGATAAGGCAAACCAAATTAAAAAATTAAAAGAAAAAGGTTGGAAAGTCGCCATGACTGGGGACGGTGTCAATGATGCACCGGCATTAGCAACAGCACACTTAGGAATTGCAATAGGCGCTGGAACAGATGTAGCAATGGAAACAGCAGATGTCGTTTTGGTTCGAAGCAATCCTAATGATGTTGTCGACTTAATCGACTTATCTCAAAAAACGTATCGAAAAATGGTTCAGAATTTGTGGTGGGCAACAGGCTATAATATATTTGCTATTCCATTAGCTGCCGGTGTATTAGCACCTTGGGGAATAATTGTCAGTCCTGCGGTAGGTGCAGTTTTAATGAGCTTAAGTACGATCATTGTTGCCATTAATGCGAAGTTATTAAAAGCTTAA
- a CDS encoding multicopper oxidase family protein encodes MKRKNGAISLLLFLAIILSACSSNNGGMNSNMMSEEDADQGMGGTNQGGMGSMMDHGNVPSLTSSEGLNDLAIPPLLEKQKDQDYDYEVVAQEGTTEFFKGVSTETYGYNGNLLGPTLKIEEGKKVDVKITNDLSEPTTFHWHGLEVASEIDGGPSDEIQPGESRIVTLEADQPAATLWYHPHVHEKTAEQVYRGLSGMLLIDSSDKKDPIIPNEYGVNDIPLIFQDRLFDENKQLNYKRLMNEDGTLGDVSIVNGTVNPKLTITEPIMRFRLLNGSNARNYTFSLSNGASFTQIASDGSLLDEPVEIQELTLAASERAEILIDFSKLTAEESLAIINDEGVELLPFDVELDGSTVDSTEMWTTDEPFLSQEEQEMPIEKNIELFGMMDMVTINGKKFDADRIDLRQEQGVTEVWEVYNKKDMMGGMIHPFHVHGTQFKVISRDGKEVAQSEQGLKDSVLVNPGEKVKLLVTFPEKGVFVFHCHILEHEDNGMMGQIEIY; translated from the coding sequence ATGAAGCGAAAAAATGGAGCGATAAGTCTATTGCTTTTTTTAGCAATAATTCTATCTGCTTGTTCTAGTAATAATGGGGGCATGAACTCAAATATGATGAGTGAAGAAGATGCTGACCAAGGTATGGGTGGAACGAACCAAGGAGGTATGGGATCAATGATGGATCATGGAAATGTACCTTCCCTTACTTCTTCCGAAGGATTAAATGATTTGGCAATCCCTCCATTACTCGAAAAGCAAAAAGATCAAGATTACGATTATGAAGTTGTTGCACAAGAAGGAACTACTGAATTTTTTAAAGGAGTTTCAACAGAAACATATGGATATAACGGTAACTTACTTGGCCCTACACTTAAAATAGAAGAAGGAAAAAAGGTTGATGTTAAAATTACCAATGATTTAAGTGAACCTACTACATTTCATTGGCACGGCCTTGAAGTGGCTAGTGAAATTGATGGTGGCCCTAGTGATGAAATCCAACCTGGTGAAAGTCGAATCGTCACATTAGAAGCTGACCAGCCTGCTGCAACGTTGTGGTACCATCCACACGTGCACGAAAAAACTGCTGAGCAAGTGTACAGAGGATTATCAGGTATGTTGCTTATCGATAGCTCTGATAAGAAAGATCCTATTATACCAAATGAATATGGAGTCAATGATATTCCACTGATTTTCCAAGACCGCCTTTTTGATGAAAACAAACAGTTGAATTACAAAAGATTAATGAATGAAGATGGCACATTAGGAGACGTTTCTATAGTTAATGGCACAGTGAATCCTAAACTAACGATTACGGAACCGATAATGCGTTTCCGTCTATTAAATGGATCGAATGCGCGTAACTACACATTCAGTTTGAGCAATGGCGCTAGCTTTACGCAAATTGCATCTGATGGCAGTTTGCTCGATGAACCCGTTGAGATTCAAGAATTAACATTGGCAGCATCAGAGCGTGCAGAGATTCTGATAGATTTTTCAAAACTAACAGCTGAAGAATCGCTCGCTATCATAAATGATGAAGGCGTTGAATTATTGCCATTTGATGTAGAGCTTGACGGTTCTACCGTAGATTCAACTGAAATGTGGACAACTGATGAGCCCTTCCTATCGCAAGAGGAACAAGAAATGCCGATTGAAAAAAACATTGAATTATTTGGCATGATGGATATGGTAACGATTAATGGTAAAAAGTTCGATGCCGATCGCATTGACTTACGCCAAGAACAAGGCGTGACCGAAGTGTGGGAAGTGTACAATAAAAAAGATATGATGGGTGGGATGATTCATCCGTTCCATGTTCACGGGACTCAATTTAAAGTTATTTCTCGTGATGGTAAAGAAGTGGCTCAAAGTGAGCAAGGTTTGAAAGACAGTGTATTAGTTAATCCCGGCGAAAAAGTAAAATTGCTCGTCACTTTTCCGGAAAAAGGTGTGTTCGTGTTTCATTGTCATATTTTAGAACACGAAGATAATGGCATGATGGGACAAATTGAAATCTATTAA